The window AACGCGATCGCATAATTTCTCTATATTGGGAATATTGGGGTCAGAGATTAATCTTAGAAGTTCTTGGTCTTCTAATTAAGTTAACCGGATTTGTAAGTAAGCTGGCTGCGATCGCAACTGAGTAACTATTTTTCTATTTTACGCTTAATTAAGCCCATCTACTTAACTGGTAACTGATAACTGATAACTGGTTAACTGTTACCCATCGCTTCCGCAGTTTTCTCGCGATCCAACTTCAAAATTAACACCCCCAGAGGCGGTAAACACAAATCCAAAGAATAAGGTTGGCTGTGGAAAGACCACTCATCCGCCCACTTACCACCCAGATTACCCATATTACTACCACCGTACTCGCGAGCGTCGCTATTAAACAATTCTGTATAAAAACCCTGTTCGGGTACGCCAACGCGATAATGGCTATGAGGTTGAGGAGTAAAGTTACAGACTGTAACCACAAACTGTTCGCTATCTTTACAGCGACGAATAAATGAAACCACGCTATGGCGGTTGTCGCTGCAATCAATCCACTCGAACCCTTCCGGAGCAAAATCTTGCGTATACAAAGCAGATTCTTGCTTATACAAAGCATTTAAATCGCTCATAAAACGCTTCAACTTTTGATGGGGTTCGTACTGCAATAAATACCACTCTAAATCTCCCCAGACGTTCCACTCTTTCCACTGTCCAAACTCCATGCTCATAAACAGTGTTTTCTTGCCTGGATGAGCAAACATATAGGTATACAAACAGCGTAAATTAGCAAACTTCTGCCATTCATCCCCCGGCACTTTACCTAACATATTGCTCTTACCGTGAACAATTTCGTCGTGGGAAAGTGCCAGCATATAGTTTTCGCTGTAAGCGTACCAAATGCTGAAAGTAACATTATTTTGGTGGAACTGACGGAACCAGGGGTCCATGCCGAAATAATCGAGCATATCGTGCATCCAGCCCATGTTCCACTTCAGATTAAAGCCCAGTCCGCCAACGTAGGTAGGCCAAGATACCATCGGCCAAGTGGTGGATTCTTCAGCGATAGAAAGTACACCAGGGTAATAGCTGAAGATGACATGATTAACTTGGCGGAGAAAATCAGCAGCTTCTAAATTTTCTCGACCGCCATATTGGTTAGGAATCCATTCTCCTGGTTTACGGAGGTAGTCGAGATACAGCATTGAAGCTACTGCGTCTACCCGAATGCCGTCGATGTGGTATTTATCGAACCAGAATAAAGCGTTGGAAACGAGGAAGTTACGGACTTCGTTGCGGCTGTAGTTAAAGACTAAGGTTCCCCATTCTTTGTGTTCGCCTTTGCGGGGGTCGCCGTGTTCGTAGAGGTGAGTACCGTCGAAGAAAGCTAAACCATGACCGTCTTTAGGGAAGTGACCGGGAACCCAATCGACAATTACACCAATATCGTTTTGGTGACATTGGTCGATAAAATACATCAAGTCTTCGGGGTTGCCGTAACGAGAGGTACAAGCATAGTAACCGGTGACTTGGTAGCCCCAAGAACCGTCAAAGGGATGTTCGGCAATGGGTAGCAGTTCAATGTGGGTAAAGCCTAATTCTTTGACGTAAGGAATTAATTTTTCTGCTAGTTCGTAGTAGGTGAGGAAACGCGCTCCTGGCTTTAAGTCAGCGACAGCTACGGGTTCGGTTTCGCCACTTAATAAGCGAGGTATATCTTCAGATGAGGCGTTTAACCAAGAACCGAGATGTACTTCGTAAACTGAGACTGGCTGAGTTAGGGGTTCGGTGTGTCGTCGCTTTTCTAACCAGTCTTGGTCGTTCCACTGATAAACGTCGAGGTTGGCGACAATTGAGCCTGTTTTTGGGCGTACTTCTTGCTGGAAACCGTAGGGATCGGTTTTTTCGTAGATGTGTCCGTCCCAGTTTTTGATTTCGTATTTGTAGCGATCGCCGATTCCTACTTCGGGAATAAATAACTCCCAAACGCTGTTATTTCTTTTCTGCATTTGGTGTTGTCTTCCATCCCACTGATTAAAATCTCCTAAGATTGAGACGTTCCGCGCACTTGGCGCCCAAACTGCAAAATATACTCCTTTGACAGAGGTTTCGTCTACCTTAAACTCTGCCGGATGAGCGCCTAGTTTTTCGTAGATCCGGTGATGATTGCCTTCCGCAAACAAATGCAGGTCAAATTCTGTTAATTTTGGCGAACGAAAGGCGTAGGGGTCGTAAATAACCCGCTCGTGTTCTCCTTCTTTGAGGCGTAGCTGGTAGTTTGCTAGTTCTTCAGTTTCGATTTCGCAAACGAAGAAATTAGGATGGTGCAAGCTTTTCATTGGGTATTCTTCGCGAGCGGTCGGGCGAACTACCCAGGCTGCTTCTGCTTTGGGTAAATAAGCTCGTACTAGCCAACTTTTAATTTTGCCGTTTTCCTCAAGGGGATGGGGACCCAGCACTGCAAAGGGATCGTGGTGCTGATTCCAGACGATTAAGTTTACCTGTTCCTGGGCAATCGTTGCGGACATGAACCTATCTCTATCTACGAATCGGGAAGGAAAAGTGTCACTACTTTAATATTATTTAATTTATATTGCAAGTTTTGCAGATTTTTTCCTTTTTTGCTCGTCCTGTGCTATTTCACTGGGAGTAGTTCCCGGATGCGGAGAAGGAAAATTAAGTGCCGCAGTTCTGGACTAAGCTGGGGGGGAAACTTGCTTTCGGCTAATTCTGCCTGGAGTTCGGCGTATTCGGCGGCGGTGAGGCGTTCGCCATCTAGGGGCGAGTTTGCTTCGGTGACGATTTCGGTACGCAAAACTTCTTCTGGTACTTCTTCTGGGGGCGGTAAGGCGAAACTTGGTTGTATTTGAGCCGCGATTAGACAAAGCCCGACGATTAGACAAAGCCCGACACTGGAAAATAAATATCGCCAGGTTGGTGCAGCGATCGCTCTTAGCTCAATCCTAACTGCTACTATTTTGTTCATGGTTTATCTTTCATTTTTTCTGCTCGATTAGGTGTTCCTAGGATAAACTGTTTCCACAACTTCTTTTTTCTTTCCAAAAAAAGAAAAGAAGTTGTGCCTCGATTTCTTGGTTTAAAGGAAGTTTTTTGTCGGTTAGGGCTAGTTTCTAACTCACTTTTTTCCCTTACTAAATTTTCCTGGATCTACTTTATCAGTAGTGTGGCTCTTTGGGGGGTTTTCTGGCTCCAGTCTGGACATTAAGAATTGTTTAGGTAATTGGCAATCGATTTGAAAAGAAAAAGCGCAAGTTCTACCCACTCTGTTATTCTTACTAAAGAATTTTTATACTGAACATTGGTACGGGTTTGGGAAAACGATTGACTTTTCGTTACCGTCTATACATTTTTTGCTAGGTGATTCAGTACAATGGAAGAGGTGAGAATTAACATAATTAAGGATTTTTTTTCATTGAACGATGTAAAAACAGTTACAGAAAATGACTGTTTGCCAAAATGTTTGGTTGCTAAGTTGACAGACACTTTTCAAGTTCCGACAAGCTGGATGATGTATCCCCAAAAACTAAAGAAGACAAATTCTTTTCTCGCCCGGATACAATTTT of the Oscillatoria salina IIICB1 genome contains:
- the glgB gene encoding 1,4-alpha-glucan branching enzyme, which translates into the protein MSATIAQEQVNLIVWNQHHDPFAVLGPHPLEENGKIKSWLVRAYLPKAEAAWVVRPTAREEYPMKSLHHPNFFVCEIETEELANYQLRLKEGEHERVIYDPYAFRSPKLTEFDLHLFAEGNHHRIYEKLGAHPAEFKVDETSVKGVYFAVWAPSARNVSILGDFNQWDGRQHQMQKRNNSVWELFIPEVGIGDRYKYEIKNWDGHIYEKTDPYGFQQEVRPKTGSIVANLDVYQWNDQDWLEKRRHTEPLTQPVSVYEVHLGSWLNASSEDIPRLLSGETEPVAVADLKPGARFLTYYELAEKLIPYVKELGFTHIELLPIAEHPFDGSWGYQVTGYYACTSRYGNPEDLMYFIDQCHQNDIGVIVDWVPGHFPKDGHGLAFFDGTHLYEHGDPRKGEHKEWGTLVFNYSRNEVRNFLVSNALFWFDKYHIDGIRVDAVASMLYLDYLRKPGEWIPNQYGGRENLEAADFLRQVNHVIFSYYPGVLSIAEESTTWPMVSWPTYVGGLGFNLKWNMGWMHDMLDYFGMDPWFRQFHQNNVTFSIWYAYSENYMLALSHDEIVHGKSNMLGKVPGDEWQKFANLRCLYTYMFAHPGKKTLFMSMEFGQWKEWNVWGDLEWYLLQYEPHQKLKRFMSDLNALYKQESALYTQDFAPEGFEWIDCSDNRHSVVSFIRRCKDSEQFVVTVCNFTPQPHSHYRVGVPEQGFYTELFNSDAREYGGSNMGNLGGKWADEWSFHSQPYSLDLCLPPLGVLILKLDREKTAEAMGNS